The following proteins are encoded in a genomic region of Cyclonatronum proteinivorum:
- a CDS encoding fructose-1,6-bisphosphatase — MYISEEEMRFLRLLAQQYPSIRAASTEIINLSAIMELPKGTEHFLSDIHGEYEAFLHVLRNGSGSIKRRIHEIFDGVLSLQEQQQLATLIYYPEQKMPLILKSIQKEKQAEWYSDTLFRLIKLCRVYSSKYTRNRVRKALPKDFAYIIEELLHQQESISNRQEYYTKIINSIIDTGRGGPFIIALSYLIQRLTIARLHVIGDVYDRGPGAHIIMDKLLEHHSVDFQWGNHDIVWMGAAAGSEACICNVIRVSLRYANMETLENGYAISMLPLISLAVDVYGQDPCKQFMPKDCSDFNSHEQMLMARMHKAITIIQLKLEGQIVQRRPQYGMKDRLLLDRINFEDATIDINGTTYPLIDSHFPTIDPENPYQLSEDEAIVMEKLVLSFKNSERLQAHTRFLFSKGSMYLTFNGNLLYHGCIPMTKDGKLAHFTFEGVDHGPRAFMDRLERLARQGYFAKDKPEQKLYGMDTMWYLWSGPQSPLFGKDKMATFERYFIADKSAHTENKNPYYKYRTEQNVAEAILREFGMNPAKGHILNGHVPVKVKGGEDPIKAGGKLLVIDGGFAKAYQSQTGIAGYTLIFNSYGLLLAAHQPFESTQKAIEKGEDIHSHTKIVEHNKKRIRVKDTDDGRRIQQTIDDLKMLLDAYRTGAIKELD; from the coding sequence ATGTATATCTCTGAAGAAGAAATGAGGTTTCTCAGGCTTCTTGCACAGCAGTATCCTTCCATTCGAGCCGCCTCAACCGAGATTATTAACCTCAGTGCCATCATGGAGCTGCCGAAAGGCACCGAGCACTTTTTGTCCGACATTCATGGGGAGTATGAAGCCTTTTTGCACGTACTGCGCAACGGATCGGGATCCATCAAGCGGCGTATTCATGAAATCTTTGACGGCGTGCTCAGTTTGCAGGAACAGCAGCAGCTTGCGACCCTGATTTATTATCCGGAGCAGAAAATGCCACTCATTCTCAAAAGCATTCAAAAAGAAAAGCAGGCTGAGTGGTACAGCGACACCCTTTTCCGGCTGATTAAGTTGTGCCGCGTATATTCATCCAAATACACCCGAAACCGCGTTCGTAAGGCCCTGCCGAAGGACTTTGCCTACATTATCGAAGAGCTTCTGCATCAGCAGGAGAGCATCAGCAACCGGCAGGAGTACTACACCAAAATTATCAACTCCATCATAGATACCGGCAGGGGCGGGCCATTTATTATTGCGCTGAGCTATCTCATTCAGCGGCTCACCATTGCCCGCCTGCACGTTATCGGAGACGTCTATGACCGCGGACCCGGTGCGCACATCATCATGGATAAGCTTCTTGAGCACCACTCAGTAGATTTTCAGTGGGGCAATCACGACATCGTGTGGATGGGTGCCGCTGCCGGAAGTGAAGCCTGTATCTGCAATGTGATTCGGGTTTCGCTGCGCTACGCCAACATGGAGACGCTCGAAAACGGCTACGCCATCAGCATGCTCCCGCTTATCTCCCTTGCTGTAGATGTGTACGGACAGGATCCCTGCAAGCAGTTTATGCCCAAAGACTGTTCCGATTTCAACTCGCACGAGCAAATGCTCATGGCCCGCATGCACAAGGCCATCACCATTATTCAGCTCAAACTTGAAGGGCAAATCGTGCAGCGCAGGCCGCAGTATGGTATGAAAGACCGGCTGTTGCTCGACCGGATAAACTTTGAAGACGCCACCATCGACATCAACGGCACTACCTATCCGCTTATTGACAGCCATTTCCCGACCATCGATCCGGAAAATCCTTATCAGCTTTCCGAAGATGAAGCCATTGTGATGGAGAAACTTGTGCTTTCATTCAAGAACAGCGAGCGCCTTCAGGCACACACACGATTCCTGTTTTCCAAAGGCAGCATGTACCTGACTTTCAACGGGAACCTGTTGTATCACGGCTGTATCCCCATGACCAAAGATGGCAAGCTCGCGCACTTCACCTTTGAAGGCGTAGATCACGGCCCCCGCGCGTTCATGGACCGGCTCGAACGGCTGGCGCGACAGGGCTACTTCGCCAAGGACAAACCGGAGCAGAAACTCTACGGCATGGATACCATGTGGTACCTGTGGAGCGGTCCGCAGTCGCCACTGTTCGGCAAAGATAAGATGGCAACCTTTGAGCGCTACTTCATAGCCGATAAATCAGCGCACACCGAAAACAAAAATCCCTATTACAAATACCGCACAGAACAAAATGTGGCGGAAGCCATCCTGCGCGAATTCGGGATGAATCCTGCGAAAGGTCACATCCTGAACGGGCACGTTCCCGTGAAAGTCAAAGGCGGCGAAGATCCTATTAAAGCGGGCGGCAAGCTTCTCGTTATTGACGGCGGATTTGCAAAAGCCTATCAGTCGCAGACCGGTATTGCGGGCTATACGCTCATTTTTAACTCGTATGGCTTACTCCTTGCGGCCCATCAGCCCTTCGAATCAACACAAAAAGCCATTGAAAAAGGGGAAGACATCCATTCTCACACAAAGATCGTTGAGCACAATAAAAAGCGAATCCGGGTGAAGGATACCGACGACGGCCGGCGCATTCAGCAAACCATTGACGACCTGAAAATGCTGTTAGACGCCTACCGG
- a CDS encoding T9SS type A sorting domain-containing protein — protein MRFLLTLLILLFTTLPLTAQQHPAKPTLLPSSEKSAPSDVSETSASLADVLRFEADLTQEETVTPLLHPFSADEPDNEFWTLQSIEPGVNGNVRVLAFSGDDVYVGGQFTTAGGQPANHIVRYNLSTGSWHALGEGVNASVWALQLAGDDLFVAGQFNSAGGQTANRIARYNLSTGTWHAMGTGLNGSVFALATNDTDLFVGGLFVRADGEIASRVARYNISSESWHPFGDGVDERVNALAVSGNNLYAGGQFSNAGGQPANGIARYDLSTGNWHAVGEGANASVHTLLASGDNLFVGGQFTGIGGQPANYISRYDMAAESWHVLGEGVNAPVHDLALSGDGLWVGGSFNNAGGQSTRGLACFDTTSETWQVPGNGVSNNVYALALAEDTLFLGGNFTEAGEKSATNVASYSISTDSWQALSGGDGFNRAVHAFASRGDTLFVGGSFTKVGNQKASYVAKYDTVNDTWHPLGEGVDLWVYDLAVSGDDVYVGGIFFFAGGQPVSRIARYNLSSGSWHALGSGVDGNVRALVVSGINLFVGGDFSAAGGAPANNIARYDMMTETWHPLGDGVNSGVHSLAVSGDDLYVGGFFSGAGELPASRVARYEISTDSWHALGEGVVNGVNALAVSGDTLYAGGFFVLAGGQFASRIAGYSISDESWHTLGEGLNNDVRSLALLGADLYVGGQFTGAGGQAANNIARYNTTTGTWQALGSGLNGSALALTVIGDDLYAGGDFTIAGGQPASRLARWSPPPFTHIGQEPSGEKPASVQLAQNYPNPFNPTTQIAYALPEATEVRLEVFNLTGQRVAVLVNTTQPAGSYTVRFDATGLSSGIYLYRLRAGNVIETRKMTFIK, from the coding sequence ATGAGATTTCTCCTCACCCTCCTCATCCTTCTGTTCACAACCCTCCCCCTCACAGCACAGCAGCATCCGGCTAAGCCAACGCTTTTACCTTCATCTGAAAAGTCAGCCCCATCCGATGTTTCGGAAACTTCCGCTTCGCTCGCCGATGTATTGCGTTTTGAAGCTGATCTCACGCAGGAAGAAACCGTCACACCGCTGTTGCACCCCTTCAGCGCCGATGAGCCCGACAATGAATTCTGGACCCTCCAAAGTATTGAGCCGGGGGTAAACGGCAATGTGCGGGTCTTGGCTTTCAGCGGCGACGATGTGTACGTCGGGGGGCAGTTTACCACCGCCGGCGGACAGCCCGCAAATCACATTGTGCGCTACAACCTAAGTACCGGCAGCTGGCACGCGCTGGGGGAGGGTGTCAATGCTTCGGTCTGGGCCCTGCAGCTTGCGGGGGATGATCTTTTTGTAGCCGGACAGTTTAACAGCGCCGGCGGACAGACCGCCAACCGAATTGCCCGCTATAATCTGAGCACCGGCACCTGGCACGCGATGGGCACCGGACTCAACGGCTCGGTGTTCGCCCTTGCTACCAATGACACCGATTTATTCGTGGGCGGCCTGTTCGTCAGAGCCGACGGGGAGATTGCCAGCCGGGTAGCCCGCTATAACATCAGCAGCGAAAGCTGGCATCCATTTGGCGATGGTGTGGACGAGCGGGTAAACGCGCTGGCAGTGAGTGGCAATAACCTCTACGCAGGCGGGCAGTTCAGTAACGCGGGCGGTCAGCCTGCAAATGGCATTGCACGATACGATCTCAGTACCGGAAACTGGCACGCGGTAGGCGAAGGTGCCAACGCATCGGTTCATACACTTTTAGCCAGTGGCGACAACTTGTTTGTTGGGGGGCAATTCACCGGTATCGGCGGTCAGCCTGCCAATTATATTTCTCGGTATGACATGGCTGCGGAAAGCTGGCATGTTTTGGGAGAGGGTGTGAACGCACCGGTGCATGATTTGGCTCTCAGTGGCGACGGTTTATGGGTAGGCGGATCGTTTAACAACGCCGGGGGGCAGTCGACGCGTGGCCTTGCATGTTTCGATACAACCTCAGAAACCTGGCAGGTGCCCGGTAACGGCGTGAGCAATAATGTGTATGCGCTGGCACTTGCTGAGGACACCCTTTTTCTCGGGGGAAATTTCACGGAGGCCGGTGAAAAATCCGCTACCAATGTTGCTTCCTACAGTATCAGTACCGACAGCTGGCAGGCCCTTTCGGGCGGTGATGGCTTCAACAGAGCCGTGCATGCTTTTGCTTCAAGGGGCGATACCCTGTTTGTGGGCGGCAGTTTTACCAAGGTTGGAAATCAAAAAGCCAGTTACGTTGCAAAATACGATACGGTGAATGATACCTGGCATCCGCTCGGGGAAGGTGTGGATCTTTGGGTATATGACCTCGCCGTGTCCGGCGATGATGTATATGTCGGCGGCATTTTTTTCTTCGCAGGCGGACAGCCGGTCAGCCGCATAGCCCGGTATAACCTGAGCAGCGGCAGCTGGCATGCCCTGGGCAGCGGCGTTGATGGCAACGTGCGTGCCTTGGTTGTTTCCGGAATCAATTTATTTGTGGGCGGTGATTTCTCAGCGGCAGGCGGAGCGCCCGCAAACAATATTGCCCGCTACGACATGATGACCGAAACCTGGCACCCGCTGGGTGACGGGGTAAACAGCGGCGTACATTCTTTGGCGGTATCCGGAGATGATCTGTATGTTGGCGGCTTTTTTTCCGGTGCCGGGGAACTGCCCGCAAGCCGCGTAGCCCGCTATGAAATCAGCACCGACAGCTGGCACGCACTCGGCGAAGGTGTTGTGAATGGCGTCAATGCCCTTGCCGTATCCGGCGACACCCTCTATGCAGGCGGGTTCTTCGTATTGGCGGGCGGTCAGTTTGCCAGCCGCATAGCCGGATATTCCATCAGTGATGAAAGCTGGCATACACTGGGCGAAGGGCTCAATAACGATGTCAGATCTCTGGCGCTTCTGGGTGCTGACCTCTATGTGGGCGGACAATTCACGGGTGCCGGCGGACAGGCGGCGAACAACATCGCCCGCTACAACACAACTACAGGCACCTGGCAGGCGCTCGGTTCGGGACTGAACGGCAGTGCGTTAGCCCTCACCGTGATTGGCGATGACCTGTACGCCGGTGGCGATTTCACCATAGCCGGGGGCCAACCGGCCTCCCGACTCGCACGCTGGTCGCCCCCACCCTTTACCCACATCGGACAGGAGCCCTCCGGCGAAAAACCTGCCTCTGTGCAGCTCGCCCAAAACTACCCCAACCCGTTCAACCCGACGACGCAGATTGCATACGCCCTTCCGGAAGCCACGGAGGTTCGGCTCGAGGTCTTCAACCTGACCGGGCAGCGTGTTGCTGTACTCGTAAATACAACGCAGCCCGCAGGCAGCTACACCGTTCGTTTCGACGCCACCGGCCTTTCAAGCGGCATCTACCTGTACCGCCTTCGGGCAGGCAATGTGATCGAAACCCGTAAGATGACCTTCATCAAATAA